The following proteins are encoded in a genomic region of Flammeovirga pectinis:
- the rimM gene encoding ribosome maturation factor RimM (Essential for efficient processing of 16S rRNA): MHKDDCFEFGKITKTHGLKGEVLFFLDVDEPSKYEGIDAVFIERRGSLVPFFLEYLSLHNNRYIAKFEEIDSIEDAEALKDAQLFLPMSALPKLPEGQFYYHDIVDFTIVDKNLGELGTVGKIYTNSAQDLLEMNYKGKEVLIPISDDIILTAELDNKILNTDIPNGLLDIYME, translated from the coding sequence ATGCATAAAGATGATTGTTTTGAGTTTGGTAAGATTACAAAAACTCACGGATTAAAAGGAGAGGTATTGTTCTTTCTTGATGTTGATGAACCGTCTAAGTATGAAGGTATCGATGCTGTATTTATTGAAAGAAGAGGTAGCCTAGTTCCTTTCTTTTTAGAATACCTATCGCTTCATAACAATAGATACATTGCTAAGTTTGAAGAAATAGATTCTATAGAAGATGCTGAAGCATTAAAAGATGCTCAATTGTTTCTTCCAATGTCTGCTTTGCCTAAACTACCAGAAGGACAATTCTACTATCACGATATTGTTGATTTTACAATAGTAGATAAGAACCTTGGAGAGCTAGGAACTGTAGGTAAAATTTATACAAACTCTGCTCAAGATCTTCTTGAAATGAATTACAAAGGTAAAGAAGTACTTATCCCTATTAGTGATGATATTATCCTTACTGCTGAGTTAGATAATAAAATACTTAATACTGATATCCCTAATGGGCTATTAGATATTTATATGGAATAA
- a CDS encoding SPFH domain-containing protein, which produces MTDKYIKGFSGYIMIVLQAALFGLAGYVLSLPDLGAVSMLILFIDLVLIRGYFVTHQGEGVLLSLMGKYKGTIDVAGFYWSHPFRSVKRVSLKDHVNMVGPWATFAKDGVQLEVSIELRWKVEDAAKAQYGLSDIQESVSSIAKETAQTLIEMYPYEDLGKERVSLRLHSNTISSAYATALKKKLLENGLYLESARFNGIRLLNKKRSTEEAVSLAQQMVQEVDELDQLSESEKADMKLQLLTLLMTEK; this is translated from the coding sequence ATGACTGATAAATATATCAAAGGATTTTCTGGATACATTATGATTGTACTCCAAGCTGCCTTATTCGGTTTAGCTGGGTATGTACTTTCATTGCCCGATTTAGGTGCGGTATCTATGCTTATCCTTTTTATCGACCTCGTTTTAATTAGAGGCTATTTTGTTACTCATCAAGGAGAAGGTGTATTGCTTTCCTTAATGGGAAAATATAAAGGTACTATTGATGTTGCTGGGTTTTATTGGTCACATCCATTTAGATCTGTAAAAAGAGTTTCTTTAAAAGACCATGTAAATATGGTTGGCCCTTGGGCTACTTTTGCAAAAGATGGTGTTCAATTAGAAGTGAGTATAGAATTACGTTGGAAAGTAGAAGATGCTGCAAAAGCACAGTACGGACTTTCTGATATTCAGGAATCTGTAAGTTCTATTGCAAAAGAAACAGCACAAACGTTAATAGAAATGTATCCGTATGAGGATTTAGGAAAAGAACGTGTTTCTTTGCGCTTACATTCTAATACTATCTCTAGTGCATATGCTACTGCATTAAAAAAGAAGTTATTAGAAAATGGTTTGTATTTAGAAAGTGCTCGTTTTAATGGCATAAGGTTATTAAATAAAAAACGCTCTACAGAAGAGGCCGTTTCTTTAGCACAACAAATGGTACAAGAAGTTGATGAATTAGATCAACTATCAGAAAGTGAAAAGGCAGATATGAAACTTCAGTTATTAACACTGTTAATGACGGAGAAGTAA